A single window of Mycobacterium sp. ITM-2016-00318 DNA harbors:
- a CDS encoding WGxxGxxG family protein: MRKTIAVLGMTGALTFGGAGLAHATTYESPAPASTTTVLAAETEDDGDNTGLWGLAGLLGLLGLIGLKRRDDRRVANTAGTAAPGTPRV, from the coding sequence ATGCGTAAAACGATTGCTGTTCTCGGTATGACCGGTGCTCTCACCTTCGGAGGCGCGGGCCTCGCCCACGCCACCACCTACGAGAGCCCTGCGCCTGCCTCGACGACGACGGTGTTGGCCGCCGAGACCGAGGACGACGGTGACAACACCGGTCTGTGGGGGCTCGCCGGTCTGCTCGGCCTGCTCGGCCTGATCGGTCTGAAGCGGCGCGACGACCGGCGCGTTGCGAACACAGCGGGAACCGCAGCTCCCGGCACCCCGCGCGTCTAG
- a CDS encoding DUF742 domain-containing protein: MENYNSPQSSPHIRGKHSDDRQQSEDIGDWFTEPDVAAEPSLVGPNTPGAGRTDSGVEIPLDAAVETATTTSKPPRWSKNDVRGQVLTYCVQSPTVGELAARLSLPLGATRFLVDDLLTKGYLRVHTPRAESMSIDERRELIRRTLVGLRAL, encoded by the coding sequence TTGGAGAACTACAACTCGCCGCAGAGCTCGCCACACATCCGGGGAAAGCACAGCGATGACCGTCAGCAGTCGGAGGACATAGGCGACTGGTTCACAGAACCGGACGTCGCGGCCGAGCCGAGCTTGGTCGGGCCGAACACGCCTGGGGCAGGCCGTACCGACTCCGGTGTCGAAATACCTCTCGATGCCGCTGTCGAGACGGCCACCACCACGTCGAAGCCACCGCGCTGGTCGAAAAACGATGTGCGAGGCCAAGTTCTGACGTATTGCGTGCAGAGCCCGACGGTCGGAGAGCTGGCCGCGCGTCTATCCCTACCGCTCGGTGCGACGCGGTTCCTGGTCGACGACCTGCTGACAAAGGGCTATCTGCGGGTGCATACCCCCCGCGCTGAATCGATGTCGATCGACGAACGACGTGAATTGATAAGGAGGACCCTGGTCGGCCTCAGAGCGCTTTGA
- a CDS encoding MmpS family transport accessory protein, producing the protein MLKVLRRFWVPVLIVAVVLLGTFMVDRLRGVFGKTELTRPGAGLVNDPAPFNPKEVRYEIFGQPGATATINYLDLDAQPQKAQNVTLPWSLTLTTTAPAASPNIVAQGDGDSISCRITVDGEVKDEKTTEGLNAQTFCLVKSA; encoded by the coding sequence GTGCTGAAAGTGCTGCGGCGCTTCTGGGTGCCCGTCCTCATCGTTGCGGTGGTTCTGCTCGGCACCTTCATGGTCGACCGGCTCCGCGGTGTCTTCGGCAAGACCGAGCTCACCCGGCCGGGCGCAGGCCTGGTCAACGACCCCGCGCCGTTCAATCCGAAGGAAGTGCGCTACGAGATCTTCGGCCAGCCCGGGGCGACGGCCACTATCAATTATCTGGATCTGGACGCTCAGCCGCAGAAGGCCCAGAACGTGACGCTGCCCTGGTCGCTGACGTTGACGACCACGGCGCCTGCCGCCAGCCCCAATATCGTCGCGCAGGGCGACGGTGACAGCATCAGCTGCCGGATCACGGTCGACGGTGAGGTGAAGGACGAGAAGACCACCGAAGGCCTCAACGCCCAGACCTTCTGCCTGGTGAAGTCGGCATGA
- a CDS encoding MMPL family transporter: MTNTHVGAHPRIPRFIRLFSVPILLGWLALTVLVNVIAPQLEKVGEAHAVSLAPIDAPSMQAMQQVGKTFQEFDSNSSVMIVLEGDQPLGDDAHKYYDSLIDELESDQLHVEHIQDFWGDPLTAAGSQSADGKAAYVQLYLRGNQGESIANESVAAVRDIVASSTPPAGIKAYVTGPAALTNDQHHAGDKSVQLITMITIAVIFVMLLFVYRSIMTVLLVLVMMFVELAVARGIVATLGYYELIGLSTFAVNLLTTLAIAAGTDYAIFLVGRYQEARQNGEDRETAFYTMYHGTAHVILGSGLTIAGATFCLHFTRLPYFQTLGIPLAVGLMVATFAALTMAPALLTICSWFGFFDPKRELRTRGWRRIGAAVVRWPGPILVSTIALSLVGLLALPGYVPSYNDREFLPDDIPANVGYAAADRHFPQARMNPEMLLVETNHDVRNSADMLVVDRIAKSVFHLPGIGRVQTITRPLGTPIEHTSIPFQISMQGTTQQMNQDYMQARMADMLTQAAEMDKTIATMEKMQALTKEMSDTTHNMVEKTKNMAVDIGEVRDNIADFDDFFRPIRNYFYWEPHCYNIPLCHSLRAIFDTLDGIDVLTDDVQQLVPELEHLDLLLPQLTALMPEMISTMRTMKTMMLTMYQSQKGMQDQMAALQENSTAMGQAFDASKNDDSFYLPPEVFDNPDFKRGMKMFVSPDGKAVRFIISHEGDPATPEGISHINKIKDAAFEAIKGTPLEGSKIYLAGTASTYKDMREGSNFDLLIAGISALCLIFIIMLLLTRSVVAAAVIVGTVLLSLGTSFGLSVLIWQYILGLHLHWMIIAMSVIVLLAVGSDYNLLLVSRFKEEIHAGIKTGIIRSMGGTGSVVTSAGLVFAFTMMSMVVSDLRVVGQVGTTIGLGLLFDTLVIRSFMTPSIAALLGRWFWWPQRVRQRPVPAPWPEPSGETVGAVSGRRPGDENPTGPIRPI, encoded by the coding sequence ATGACGAACACCCATGTCGGCGCTCACCCGCGCATCCCCCGGTTCATCCGGCTCTTCTCGGTGCCGATCCTGCTGGGGTGGCTGGCGCTGACGGTCTTGGTCAACGTCATCGCGCCGCAGCTGGAGAAGGTCGGCGAGGCGCACGCGGTGTCCTTGGCGCCCATCGACGCACCGTCCATGCAGGCCATGCAGCAGGTCGGCAAGACGTTCCAGGAATTCGACTCGAACAGCTCGGTGATGATCGTGCTGGAGGGCGATCAGCCGCTCGGCGACGATGCCCACAAGTACTACGACAGCCTGATCGACGAACTCGAATCCGACCAGCTGCACGTCGAGCACATCCAGGACTTCTGGGGCGACCCGCTCACCGCCGCCGGATCGCAGAGCGCCGACGGCAAGGCCGCCTACGTGCAGCTCTACCTGAGAGGTAACCAGGGCGAGAGCATCGCCAACGAGTCGGTCGCCGCCGTCCGCGACATCGTTGCGAGCAGCACGCCGCCAGCCGGGATAAAGGCCTATGTCACCGGGCCGGCCGCACTGACCAACGACCAGCACCACGCCGGCGACAAGAGCGTTCAGCTGATCACGATGATCACCATCGCGGTGATATTCGTGATGCTGCTATTCGTCTACCGGTCCATCATGACGGTGCTGCTCGTGCTCGTGATGATGTTCGTCGAGCTGGCGGTCGCCCGCGGAATCGTCGCCACCCTCGGCTATTACGAGCTCATCGGGCTGTCGACGTTCGCCGTCAACCTGCTCACCACGCTGGCGATCGCCGCAGGCACGGACTACGCCATCTTCCTCGTCGGCCGGTATCAGGAAGCGCGACAGAACGGCGAGGACCGCGAAACCGCCTTCTACACCATGTATCACGGCACCGCGCACGTGATCCTCGGCTCGGGCCTGACGATTGCCGGTGCCACCTTCTGTCTGCACTTCACGAGGCTGCCGTATTTCCAGACCTTGGGTATACCGTTGGCCGTCGGCCTGATGGTCGCGACCTTCGCAGCGCTCACGATGGCGCCGGCCCTGCTCACCATCTGCAGCTGGTTCGGGTTTTTCGATCCCAAGCGCGAGTTGCGAACCCGCGGTTGGCGCAGGATCGGCGCCGCCGTGGTGCGGTGGCCGGGCCCGATCCTGGTGTCCACCATTGCACTCTCCCTCGTCGGACTGCTCGCCCTACCCGGGTACGTGCCGAGCTACAACGACCGCGAGTTCCTGCCGGACGACATTCCCGCCAACGTCGGCTACGCGGCCGCGGACCGGCATTTCCCGCAGGCGCGGATGAACCCGGAGATGTTGCTGGTCGAGACGAACCACGATGTGCGCAACTCGGCCGACATGCTCGTCGTCGACCGAATTGCCAAGAGTGTCTTCCACCTTCCCGGTATCGGCCGCGTACAGACCATCACCCGACCACTGGGCACGCCGATCGAGCACACGTCGATCCCCTTCCAGATCAGCATGCAGGGCACCACCCAGCAGATGAACCAGGACTACATGCAGGCCCGGATGGCCGACATGCTCACCCAGGCCGCCGAGATGGACAAGACCATCGCCACGATGGAGAAGATGCAGGCTCTGACCAAGGAGATGTCGGACACCACGCACAACATGGTCGAGAAGACCAAGAACATGGCGGTCGACATCGGCGAAGTGCGGGACAACATCGCCGATTTCGATGACTTCTTCCGTCCGATCCGCAACTACTTCTACTGGGAACCGCACTGCTACAACATCCCCCTCTGCCATTCACTGCGCGCCATCTTCGACACGCTCGATGGCATCGACGTGCTGACTGACGACGTCCAGCAGCTCGTCCCGGAGTTGGAACACCTCGACTTGCTGCTGCCGCAGCTGACGGCGTTGATGCCCGAGATGATCTCCACCATGCGGACCATGAAGACGATGATGCTGACGATGTATCAGAGTCAGAAGGGCATGCAGGACCAGATGGCCGCGCTGCAGGAGAATTCGACTGCGATGGGTCAGGCGTTCGATGCGTCCAAGAACGACGACTCGTTCTATCTGCCTCCTGAGGTCTTCGACAACCCCGACTTCAAGCGCGGCATGAAGATGTTCGTCTCCCCCGACGGCAAAGCGGTCCGCTTCATCATCTCCCACGAGGGCGATCCGGCCACGCCGGAGGGTATTTCGCACATCAACAAGATCAAAGACGCGGCGTTCGAGGCCATCAAGGGCACGCCGCTGGAGGGCTCGAAGATCTACCTGGCCGGAACCGCATCCACCTACAAAGACATGCGAGAGGGCTCGAACTTCGACCTGTTGATCGCCGGAATATCGGCGTTGTGTCTGATTTTCATCATCATGCTGTTGCTCACCAGATCCGTTGTCGCGGCGGCGGTGATCGTCGGGACGGTGCTGCTGTCGTTGGGCACGTCGTTCGGTCTCTCGGTGCTGATATGGCAGTACATTCTCGGACTGCACCTGCACTGGATGATCATCGCGATGTCGGTCATCGTGCTGTTGGCCGTCGGTTCGGACTACAACCTGCTGCTGGTGTCACGGTTCAAGGAAGAAATCCACGCGGGCATCAAGACGGGCATAATCCGGTCGATGGGCGGAACGGGTTCGGTGGTGACGTCCGCGGGCCTGGTGTTCGCCTTCACGATGATGTCGATGGTGGTGAGCGATCTGCGGGTGGTCGGTCAGGTGGGCACCACCATCGGCCTTGGCCTGCTGTTCGACACCTTGGTCATCCGGTCGTTCATGACACCGTCGATCGCCGCGCTGCTCGGTCGATGGTTCTGGTGGCCTCAGCGAGTGCGGCAGCGGCCGGTCCCCGCACCGTGGCCGGAGCCGAGCGGGGAAACTGTCGGTGCGGTGTCCGGCCGGCGGCCCGGTGACGAAAACCCAACGGGCCCAATACGACCCATATAG
- a CDS encoding esterase family protein — MAFVQNGRGGSVRWVTVAAILAVLTCFLPAPTAVAFSSVPVEQLSVPSSSMGRDIRVEFLSGGEGAPALYLLDSMEAGDDFNGWDINTAAFDWYKGSGISVVMPVGGKSSFYSDWYGPAAGNGGSHTYKWETFLTQELPAYLATSRSVPTTKNAVVGFSMGGSSALVLAAHHPQQFVYAGSLSGFLNLSADPGQVGIAMMWNGGFSREAMWGPQGDPAWARNDPTVQAGRLAANGTRLWVYCGNGTPTDPALASPDAPIGGLGFLEGMAIDSNRAFADAYVAAGGNNATFNFPDGIHSWGYSGQQLQQMKPDMQRVLGATPAA, encoded by the coding sequence ATGGCCTTCGTTCAGAACGGGCGGGGTGGCTCGGTGCGCTGGGTTACCGTGGCGGCGATCCTCGCCGTGCTCACGTGTTTCCTTCCCGCGCCGACGGCGGTGGCGTTCTCCAGCGTTCCGGTCGAACAGCTTTCCGTGCCGTCGTCGTCGATGGGCCGCGACATTCGCGTCGAGTTCCTCTCCGGCGGCGAGGGCGCGCCCGCCCTGTATCTGCTGGACAGCATGGAAGCCGGCGACGACTTCAACGGCTGGGACATCAACACCGCGGCGTTCGACTGGTACAAGGGCTCGGGGATATCCGTCGTCATGCCCGTCGGGGGCAAGTCGAGCTTCTACAGCGACTGGTACGGTCCCGCCGCCGGCAACGGCGGCTCTCATACCTACAAGTGGGAGACATTCCTGACCCAGGAGCTGCCCGCATATCTGGCCACGAGCAGAAGCGTGCCCACGACGAAAAACGCCGTCGTCGGCTTCTCGATGGGCGGATCGTCAGCGCTGGTGCTCGCCGCCCACCATCCGCAGCAGTTCGTCTACGCCGGGTCGCTGTCCGGTTTCCTCAATCTCTCGGCGGATCCCGGGCAGGTCGGTATCGCCATGATGTGGAACGGCGGCTTCAGTCGCGAGGCGATGTGGGGACCGCAGGGCGACCCGGCCTGGGCGCGCAACGATCCGACCGTGCAGGCAGGCAGGCTGGCCGCCAACGGCACCCGTCTCTGGGTCTACTGCGGCAACGGCACACCGACCGACCCCGCGCTGGCGAGCCCGGACGCGCCGATCGGCGGACTGGGCTTCCTGGAGGGGATGGCGATCGACTCCAACCGTGCCTTCGCCGACGCCTATGTCGCCGCGGGCGGCAACAACGCGACGTTCAACTTCCCCGACGGTATTCACAGTTGGGGCTACTCAGGCCAGCAGCTGCAGCAGATGAAGCCCGACATGCAGCGAGTTCTCGGGGCAACGCCGGCCGCGTGA
- a CDS encoding acyltransferase: MPLSSSVPDARAVAESTKPDRDRAVDVARLTALVVVMFGHCALLLATIDSSGLWIGNLLGEIPALTPLTWLVQVMPLFFLAGGAAGAYGWHAGTQWGTWLVARTQRLCRPVFWYLAFWTVGLAVASAVLGAESAVRLGRESVALLWFLGVYMVTLAFVPALTKMRTARTVTVLVASLLVLTSAVDAVRIATGELLSGLPNFLIVWLIPVVIGVAYAHRLIGVRAALSVAVCAFLAQILLATFGPYAVSLVVTGTEHMSNVTPPTLLLALQCLWMSCAFVAAAGPIQRWAQRPRVWHLVAVGNGGAMTLYLWHIPAIAVATFALHAVGLDAYDVDAPGFWGLLALRAVVFAIVMAATFLLLSPLEHRRIPWWDSAVGATGTRSTAAGILICGAGVAVVMLAKNGLGDATGYTLLACFLAAAVTARACAGGHSLVADR, from the coding sequence ATGCCGTTGAGTTCCTCTGTGCCCGACGCCCGCGCCGTAGCCGAGAGCACCAAACCCGACCGGGACCGTGCGGTCGACGTCGCCCGGCTCACCGCCCTGGTCGTCGTGATGTTCGGCCACTGCGCACTGCTGCTGGCCACAATCGACTCGAGCGGTCTGTGGATCGGCAACCTGCTCGGCGAAATCCCTGCGCTCACCCCTCTCACCTGGCTCGTTCAGGTGATGCCGCTGTTCTTCCTCGCGGGTGGCGCGGCGGGTGCCTACGGCTGGCACGCGGGCACGCAGTGGGGGACGTGGCTGGTCGCCAGGACACAGCGACTCTGCCGTCCGGTGTTCTGGTATCTGGCCTTCTGGACTGTCGGCCTTGCGGTGGCATCGGCGGTTCTTGGCGCGGAGTCCGCGGTGCGCCTAGGCCGGGAGTCCGTTGCCCTTCTGTGGTTTCTCGGGGTCTATATGGTGACGCTGGCATTCGTTCCGGCGCTGACGAAGATGCGCACGGCGCGGACCGTGACGGTCCTCGTCGCCTCACTTCTGGTGTTGACGAGCGCGGTGGATGCCGTTCGGATCGCCACCGGCGAGCTGTTGTCGGGCCTGCCCAACTTCTTGATCGTCTGGCTGATCCCGGTCGTGATCGGTGTCGCTTACGCACACAGGTTGATCGGCGTTCGAGCGGCCTTGTCGGTCGCGGTGTGTGCGTTCTTGGCGCAGATCCTGTTGGCGACGTTCGGCCCGTACGCGGTCTCGCTGGTCGTGACGGGCACCGAACACATGTCGAACGTCACGCCACCGACACTTCTGCTTGCGCTGCAATGCCTTTGGATGTCGTGCGCGTTCGTCGCCGCGGCGGGACCGATTCAGCGGTGGGCGCAGCGGCCGCGGGTGTGGCATCTCGTGGCGGTCGGCAACGGGGGAGCGATGACGCTCTACCTGTGGCACATCCCCGCGATAGCCGTCGCCACATTCGCGCTGCATGCCGTCGGCCTCGACGCGTATGACGTTGATGCACCCGGGTTCTGGGGCCTGCTCGCGTTACGGGCGGTGGTATTCGCGATCGTGATGGCGGCGACGTTCCTCCTGTTGTCGCCGCTGGAACATCGCCGGATCCCGTGGTGGGACAGTGCGGTCGGCGCAACCGGAACGCGGTCGACCGCGGCAGGAATCCTGATCTGCGGCGCCGGAGTGGCCGTGGTCATGCTCGCCAAGAACGGCTTGGGCGATGCCACCGGCTACACACTGCTGGCCTGCTTTCTCGCTGCCGCGGTGACGGCGCGTGCCTGCGCCGGTGGTCACAGCCTCGTCGCAGATCGGTAA
- a CDS encoding cutinase family protein — protein sequence MRASSLLGVAGAAVAGSLLGAPVPVASAEPCPDVEVVFARGTGEPPGVGGVGQAFVDAVRSQAAGKSVSVYPVNYAASSDFSNPTAFAQTVIDGVRDAGSHVQATAANCPNTRIVLGGYSQGAAVAGFVTSAEVPQGVPAAAVPPPLPPDVADHVAAVALFGKPSNAWTGRYGAPAITVGPTYVAKTTELCAQGDTICDGTPGGDPSFAHALYPVNGMVGDAATFAAGRL from the coding sequence ATGAGAGCAAGCTCGTTGTTGGGGGTCGCCGGTGCAGCCGTAGCGGGATCGCTGCTGGGTGCGCCGGTGCCCGTCGCGTCGGCCGAGCCGTGTCCGGACGTCGAGGTGGTGTTCGCGCGCGGCACCGGTGAACCACCGGGTGTCGGAGGTGTGGGGCAGGCGTTCGTCGATGCGGTCCGGTCACAGGCCGCAGGAAAGTCAGTCTCCGTCTATCCCGTCAACTACGCCGCCAGCAGCGACTTCTCCAACCCGACGGCGTTCGCGCAGACCGTCATCGACGGGGTCAGGGACGCCGGTTCACACGTGCAGGCCACCGCCGCGAACTGCCCCAACACTCGGATCGTCCTCGGCGGATACTCGCAGGGGGCCGCGGTGGCGGGCTTCGTGACGTCGGCCGAGGTGCCGCAGGGTGTTCCCGCCGCCGCTGTCCCACCGCCGCTACCGCCCGACGTGGCCGACCACGTGGCCGCCGTCGCACTCTTCGGCAAGCCGTCGAATGCCTGGACCGGCCGCTACGGCGCACCGGCGATCACGGTCGGCCCCACGTACGTCGCGAAGACCACGGAACTGTGCGCGCAGGGCGACACCATCTGCGACGGCACGCCGGGTGGAGATCCGTCGTTCGCGCACGCGCTGTATCCGGTGAACGGAATGGTCGGCGACGCTGCGACATTCGCGGCGGGTCGCCTCTAG
- a CDS encoding DUF5078 domain-containing protein has product MLRRASFAAAAMSAAALVIPANASADATDDYPIPNRILKTTCTVDQYMAATRDTDPIYYERYMIDYHNRPVDVQNGARDRIYWFFSLDYAGRRQYSEDTATNVYYEQMATRWGNWAKLFFNNKGVAAHGTDVCMNYPPNDPTVWDWT; this is encoded by the coding sequence ATGTTGCGTAGAGCGAGCTTTGCGGCAGCCGCGATGAGCGCGGCCGCGCTGGTGATTCCGGCCAACGCGTCGGCGGATGCGACCGACGACTATCCGATTCCCAATCGGATACTGAAGACGACCTGCACCGTGGACCAGTACATGGCGGCGACGCGGGACACCGACCCGATCTATTACGAGCGCTACATGATCGACTATCACAACAGGCCGGTCGATGTGCAGAACGGTGCCCGCGACCGCATCTACTGGTTCTTCTCGCTGGACTACGCGGGCAGGCGGCAGTACTCGGAGGACACCGCGACCAACGTCTACTACGAGCAGATGGCGACCCGGTGGGGCAACTGGGCGAAGCTGTTCTTCAACAACAAGGGCGTCGCAGCGCATGGCACCGACGTCTGCATGAACTACCCGCCGAACGATCCGACGGTCTGGGACTGGACATGA
- a CDS encoding DUF732 domain-containing protein, which yields MKTKRLASTVLTAIALVVPALAAAAPANADPDTDFYNELHIYGIYGEKDYNAWIGKIACKRLWNNLDHDANASATFVKRQLNKNTTTEQTYQFLGAAYRTYCPEKLPILTQMSGADAPPPEAPAGPPLPAEQ from the coding sequence ATGAAAACGAAACGGCTCGCATCGACCGTCTTGACGGCGATCGCCCTGGTGGTGCCCGCGCTCGCGGCGGCCGCACCCGCCAACGCGGATCCGGATACCGATTTCTACAACGAGCTGCACATCTACGGCATCTACGGCGAGAAGGATTACAACGCCTGGATCGGCAAGATCGCGTGCAAGCGGTTGTGGAACAACCTGGATCACGACGCCAATGCGTCCGCCACGTTCGTCAAACGACAGTTGAACAAGAACACCACCACCGAACAGACCTATCAGTTCCTCGGTGCCGCGTACCGGACTTACTGCCCCGAGAAGCTGCCGATTCTCACACAGATGTCCGGTGCGGACGCGCCGCCACCCGAAGCCCCAGCGGGACCGCCGTTACCGGCAGAGCAGTGA
- a CDS encoding cutinase family protein produces MSGAVAAVTAFSPALVIAPPVAGAAPCPDVEVVFARGTTEPPGVGGIGQAFVDSLRSQVGGRSVGVYAVNYPASNDFGSSTPAGGDDMSAHVQSMAANCPGTRLVLGGYSQGAAVVDLATTQMPADVSDHVAAAAEFGAARSAFADSLSAGPLPSVGPLYTAKTIQMCVPNDPICSQGGRDWRAHGAYVQTGMVNDAAAFAAGRV; encoded by the coding sequence ATGAGCGGTGCCGTCGCGGCAGTGACCGCTTTCTCACCCGCCCTAGTGATCGCCCCACCGGTTGCCGGCGCCGCGCCGTGCCCGGACGTCGAGGTCGTCTTCGCCCGTGGCACCACCGAGCCACCCGGTGTGGGCGGTATCGGGCAGGCCTTCGTCGACTCCCTCCGCTCCCAAGTGGGCGGCCGGTCGGTCGGCGTCTACGCGGTCAACTACCCCGCCAGCAACGATTTCGGCAGCAGCACCCCCGCGGGCGGTGACGATATGAGTGCACACGTCCAGTCGATGGCCGCCAACTGTCCCGGCACCAGGCTGGTGCTTGGCGGGTATTCGCAAGGCGCGGCCGTCGTCGACCTGGCCACCACGCAAATGCCCGCCGACGTGTCCGACCACGTTGCGGCGGCGGCCGAGTTCGGCGCCGCCAGGAGCGCGTTCGCCGACAGCCTGTCCGCAGGGCCGCTACCGTCAGTGGGCCCGCTTTACACCGCGAAGACTATTCAGATGTGCGTGCCCAACGACCCAATCTGCTCGCAGGGCGGCCGGGATTGGCGGGCGCACGGCGCCTATGTTCAGACCGGGATGGTCAATGATGCCGCCGCCTTTGCCGCCGGCCGGGTATAG
- a CDS encoding glycoside hydrolase, whose product MRCVRKDLLANGRGRLLAVVASVAVSAALLYEPATTDEKPVAGPASPTSSAAQPDKPAAAPDLIAASAPVANQAAGFALPVGIAPEQGLQIHTIWVARAISVMFPEITTIGGARQDPLPWHPNGLAIDVMIPNHNSDEGIELGNQIAGLALANAKRWGVIHVIWRQGFYPGIGAPSWTADYGNETANHYDHVHIATDGGGFPGGQETYFIGSMSP is encoded by the coding sequence CTGCGTTGCGTGCGCAAGGACCTGCTCGCCAACGGCCGGGGCCGCCTGCTGGCCGTCGTGGCCTCGGTAGCGGTCTCCGCCGCCCTGCTGTATGAGCCTGCGACAACCGATGAGAAGCCGGTGGCAGGCCCCGCGAGCCCGACGTCGAGCGCGGCACAGCCCGACAAACCCGCCGCGGCTCCGGACCTGATCGCCGCCAGCGCTCCGGTCGCCAACCAGGCGGCCGGGTTCGCGCTGCCGGTCGGCATCGCACCGGAGCAGGGACTGCAGATCCACACGATCTGGGTGGCGCGGGCCATCAGCGTGATGTTCCCGGAAATCACCACCATCGGCGGGGCGCGGCAGGATCCGCTGCCCTGGCATCCCAACGGGTTGGCCATCGACGTGATGATTCCCAATCACAATTCGGACGAGGGCATCGAACTCGGCAATCAGATCGCAGGCCTCGCGTTGGCGAATGCGAAGCGCTGGGGTGTGATTCATGTCATATGGCGGCAGGGCTTCTACCCCGGCATCGGGGCGCCGAGCTGGACGGCCGACTACGGCAACGAGACTGCGAACCACTACGACCACGTGCACATCGCCACCGACGGCGGCGGCTTCCCCGGTGGCCAGGAGACCTATTTCATCGGCTCGATGAGCCCGTAG
- a CDS encoding cyanamide hydratase, translating to MTHMSPQTPAATAALSVATRFYTPALLNHCIRSYLWGVEYAAAHGIDFDDELYYVSAMLHDIALTEPFDSHRLPFEEAGGDLAWVFGVAAGWPEERAARATEIIVLHMRPDVPATADPESHLLQVATSWDVAGLRPEEFPPERRAKIVTAYPRLGFGAEFTACFTDQAQRKPGGAAAESVANNGAARIAANPLEN from the coding sequence ATGACTCACATGTCCCCGCAGACACCTGCCGCGACGGCTGCATTGTCGGTCGCCACGCGCTTCTACACGCCAGCATTGCTCAACCACTGCATCCGCTCATATCTATGGGGAGTCGAGTACGCCGCAGCGCACGGCATCGACTTCGACGACGAGCTCTATTACGTGTCGGCGATGCTGCACGACATCGCGTTGACCGAGCCGTTCGACAGTCACCGCCTCCCCTTCGAGGAGGCGGGCGGCGACCTGGCCTGGGTGTTCGGCGTCGCCGCCGGGTGGCCGGAGGAGCGGGCGGCACGCGCTACAGAGATCATCGTCCTGCACATGCGCCCTGACGTGCCCGCCACCGCCGACCCCGAGTCGCATCTCCTGCAAGTCGCCACGAGCTGGGACGTCGCCGGGCTGCGGCCAGAGGAGTTCCCGCCCGAGAGGCGGGCGAAGATTGTCACTGCCTACCCGCGGCTCGGCTTCGGCGCCGAGTTCACCGCCTGCTTCACCGATCAGGCCCAACGCAAGCCCGGCGGCGCGGCGGCTGAATCGGTAGCCAACAACGGCGCCGCGAGAATCGCGGCCAACCCCCTTGAGAACTAG